Proteins encoded in a region of the Magallana gigas chromosome 8, xbMagGiga1.1, whole genome shotgun sequence genome:
- the LOC105329027 gene encoding serine-aspartate repeat-containing protein I isoform X2: MEKADGEEVVADTEAVDTEVEKEAMAVVEEAADMEAMADMEVADTEVADTEAVDTEAVDTEVEKVATLFSEEEKEDTEAVDTEVDTEADTEVEKEDTEVDTEADTEADTEVVDTAESEVDTEVVDTEVADTEAVDTEAVDTEADTEDMVADMEVDMEDTEAVDTEADSEEDSVVENQSKLTKKWSYFQTLHFLPSTNPANQFSLLCLLLNYVVLISHIKGKSC; the protein is encoded by the exons ATGGAAAAGGCGGATGGGGAGGAGGTGGTGGCGGATACGGAGGCGGTGGATACGGAGGTGGAAAAGGAGGCTATGGCGGTGGTAGAGGAGGCGGCGGATATGGAGGCTATGGCGGATATGGAGGTGGCGGATACGGAGGTGGCGGATACGGAGGCGGTGGATACGGAGGCGGTGGATACGGAGGTGGAAAAGGTGGCTACATTATTTTCGGAGGAGGAAAAGGAGGATACGGAGGCGGTGGATACGGAG GTGGATACGGAGGCGGATACGGAGGTGGAAAAGGAGGATACGGAGGTGGATACGGAGGCGGATACGGAGGCGGATACGGAGGTGGTGGATACGGCGGAATCGGAGGTGGATACGGAGGTGGTGGATACGGAGGTGGCGGATACGGAGGCGGTGGATACGGAGGCGGTGGATACGGAGGCGGATACGGAGGATATGGTGGCGGATATGGAGGTGGATATGGAGGATACGGAGGCGGTGGATACGGAGGCGGATTCGGAGGAGGATTCGGTGGTGGAAAAT cAATCAAAGCTTACTAAGAAGTGGTCATATTTCCAAACTTTACATTTCCTGCCCAGTACAAATCCAGCCAATCAGTTCTCATTGTTATGTTTGTTATTGAATTATGTTGTATTAATTTCGCATATAAAAGGTAAATCCTGCTAA
- the LOC105329027 gene encoding translation initiation factor IF-2 isoform X3 yields MEKADGEEVVADTEAVDTEVEKEAMAVVEEAADMEAMADMEVADTEVADTEAVDTEAVDTEVEKVATLFSEEEKEDTEAVDTEVDTEADTEVEKEDTEADTEADTEVVDTAESEVDTEVVDTEVADTEAVDTEAVDTEADTEDMVADMEVDMEDTEAVDTEADSEEDSVVENQSKLTKKWSYFQTLHFLPSTNPANQFSLLCLLLNYVVLISHIKGKSC; encoded by the exons ATGGAAAAGGCGGATGGGGAGGAGGTGGTGGCGGATACGGAGGCGGTGGATACGGAGGTGGAAAAGGAGGCTATGGCGGTGGTAGAGGAGGCGGCGGATATGGAGGCTATGGCGGATATGGAGGTGGCGGATACGGAGGTGGCGGATACGGAGGCGGTGGATACGGAGGCGGTGGATACGGAGGTGGAAAAGGTGGCTACATTATTTTCGGAGGAGGAAAAGGAGGATACGGAGGCGGTGGATACGGAGGTGGATACGGAGGCGGATACGGAGGTGGAAAAGGAGGATACGGAG GCGGATACGGAGGCGGATACGGAGGTGGTGGATACGGCGGAATCGGAGGTGGATACGGAGGTGGTGGATACGGAGGTGGCGGATACGGAGGCGGTGGATACGGAGGCGGTGGATACGGAGGCGGATACGGAGGATATGGTGGCGGATATGGAGGTGGATATGGAGGATACGGAGGCGGTGGATACGGAGGCGGATTCGGAGGAGGATTCGGTGGTGGAAAAT cAATCAAAGCTTACTAAGAAGTGGTCATATTTCCAAACTTTACATTTCCTGCCCAGTACAAATCCAGCCAATCAGTTCTCATTGTTATGTTTGTTATTGAATTATGTTGTATTAATTTCGCATATAAAAGGTAAATCCTGCTAA
- the LOC105329028 gene encoding ctenidin-1 isoform X4, with translation MRLLILASLVYCSYAYGKGGYGGGYGGGKGGYGGGLSGGKGGYGGGGYGGGGYGGGGYGGGYGGYGGGYGGGYGGGYGGYGGGYGGGYGGGRGGYGGGYGGGRGGYGGGGYGGGYGGYGGGYGGGYGGGYGGYGGGYGGGNGGYGGGGYGGGYGGFGGGFGGGFGGGKSIKAY, from the exons ATGCGTTTGTTAATCCTTGCATCACTCGTCTATTGCTCCTACGCCTATGGAAAAGGCGGATATGGAGGTGGATATGGAGGTGGAAAAGGAGGCTATGGCGGTGGCCTGAGTGGAGGTAAAGGAGGATACGGAGGCGGTGGATACGGAGGTGGCGGATACGGGGGTGGCGGATACGGAGGTGGTTACGGAGGATACGGAGGTGGATACGGAGGTGGTTACGGGGGTGGTTACGGAGGATACGGAG GTGGATACGGAGGCGGATACGGAGGCGGAAGGGGAGGATACGGAGGTGGATACGGAGGCGGAAGGGGAGGATACGGAGGTGGCGGATACGGAGGTGGTTACGGAGGATACGGAGGTGGTTACGGAGGTGGATACGGAGGCGGATACGGAGGATACGGAGGTGGATACGGAGGTGGAAATGGAGGATACGGAGGTGGCGGATACGGAGGTGGATACGGAGGATTCGGAGGTGGATTCGGAGGTGGATTTGGAGGTggaaaat CAATCAAAGCTTACTAA
- the LOC105329028 gene encoding ctenidin-1 isoform X3, protein MRLLILASLVYCSYAYGKGGYGGGYGGGKGGYGGGLSGGKGGYGGGGYGGGGYGGGGYGGGYGGYGGGYGGGYGGGYGGYGGGYGGGYGGGYGGGYGGGRGGYGGGYGGGRGGYGGGGYGGGYGGYGGGYGGGYGGGYGGYGGGYGGGNGGYGGGGYGGGYGGFGGGFGGGFGGGKSIKAY, encoded by the exons ATGCGTTTGTTAATCCTTGCATCACTCGTCTATTGCTCCTACGCCTATGGAAAAGGCGGATATGGAGGTGGATATGGAGGTGGAAAAGGAGGCTATGGCGGTGGCCTGAGTGGAGGTAAAGGAGGATACGGAGGCGGTGGATACGGAGGTGGCGGATACGGGGGTGGCGGATACGGAGGTGGTTACGGAGGATACGGAGGTGGATACGGAGGTGGTTACGGGGGTGGTTACGGAGGATACGGAG GTGGATACGGAGGTGGTTACGGAGGTGGATACGGAGGCGGATACGGAGGCGGAAGGGGAGGATACGGAGGTGGATACGGAGGCGGAAGGGGAGGATACGGAGGTGGCGGATACGGAGGTGGTTACGGAGGATACGGAGGTGGTTACGGAGGTGGATACGGAGGCGGATACGGAGGATACGGAGGTGGATACGGAGGTGGAAATGGAGGATACGGAGGTGGCGGATACGGAGGTGGATACGGAGGATTCGGAGGTGGATTCGGAGGTGGATTTGGAGGTggaaaat CAATCAAAGCTTACTAA
- the LOC105329027 gene encoding sodium/potassium/calcium exchanger 1 isoform X4, translating into MEKADGEEVVADTEAVDTEVEKEAMAVVEEAADMEAMADMEVADTEVADTEAVDTEAVDTEVEKVATLFSEEEKEDTEAVDTEVDTEADTEVEKEDTEVVDTEVDTEADTEVDTEAVDTEAVDTEADTEDMVADMEVDMEDTEAVDTEADSEEDSVVENQSKLTKKWSYFQTLHFLPSTNPANQFSLLCLLLNYVVLISHIKGKSC; encoded by the exons ATGGAAAAGGCGGATGGGGAGGAGGTGGTGGCGGATACGGAGGCGGTGGATACGGAGGTGGAAAAGGAGGCTATGGCGGTGGTAGAGGAGGCGGCGGATATGGAGGCTATGGCGGATATGGAGGTGGCGGATACGGAGGTGGCGGATACGGAGGCGGTGGATACGGAGGCGGTGGATACGGAGGTGGAAAAGGTGGCTACATTATTTTCGGAGGAGGAAAAGGAGGATACGGAGGCGGTGGATACGGAGGTGGATACGGAGGCGGATACGGAGGTGGAAAAGGAGGATACGGAGGTGGTGGATACGGAGGTGGATACGGAGGCGGATACGGAGGTGGATACGGAG GCGGTGGATACGGAGGCGGTGGATACGGAGGCGGATACGGAGGATATGGTGGCGGATATGGAGGTGGATATGGAGGATACGGAGGCGGTGGATACGGAGGCGGATTCGGAGGAGGATTCGGTGGTGGAAAAT cAATCAAAGCTTACTAAGAAGTGGTCATATTTCCAAACTTTACATTTCCTGCCCAGTACAAATCCAGCCAATCAGTTCTCATTGTTATGTTTGTTATTGAATTATGTTGTATTAATTTCGCATATAAAAGGTAAATCCTGCTAA
- the LOC105329028 gene encoding ctenidin-1 isoform X5, whose amino-acid sequence MRLLILASLVYCSYAYGKGGYGGGYGGGKGGYGGGLSGGKGGYGGGGYGGGGYGGGGYGGGYGGYGGGYGGGYGGGYGGGYGGGRGGYGGGYGGGRGGYGGGGYGGGYGGYGGGYGGGYGGGYGGYGGGYGGGNGGYGGGGYGGGYGGFGGGFGGGFGGGKSIKAY is encoded by the exons ATGCGTTTGTTAATCCTTGCATCACTCGTCTATTGCTCCTACGCCTATGGAAAAGGCGGATATGGAGGTGGATATGGAGGTGGAAAAGGAGGCTATGGCGGTGGCCTGAGTGGAGGTAAAGGAGGATACGGAGGCGGTGGATACGGAGGTGGCGGATACGGGGGTGGCGGATACGGAGGTGGTTACGGAGGATACGGAG GTGGATACGGAGGTGGTTACGGAGGTGGATACGGAGGCGGATACGGAGGCGGAAGGGGAGGATACGGAGGTGGATACGGAGGCGGAAGGGGAGGATACGGAGGTGGCGGATACGGAGGTGGTTACGGAGGATACGGAGGTGGTTACGGAGGTGGATACGGAGGCGGATACGGAGGATACGGAGGTGGATACGGAGGTGGAAATGGAGGATACGGAGGTGGCGGATACGGAGGTGGATACGGAGGATTCGGAGGTGGATTCGGAGGTGGATTTGGAGGTggaaaat CAATCAAAGCTTACTAA
- the LOC105329027 gene encoding serine-aspartate repeat-containing protein I isoform X1, with protein sequence MEKADGEEVVADTEAVDTEVEKEAMAVVEEAADMEAMADMEVADTEVADTEAVDTEAVDTEVEKVATLFSEEEKEDTEAVDTEVDTEADTEVEKEDTEVVDTEVDTEADTEVDTEADTEVEKEDTEVDTEADTEADTEVVDTAESEVDTEVVDTEVADTEAVDTEAVDTEADTEDMVADMEVDMEDTEAVDTEADSEEDSVVENQSKLTKKWSYFQTLHFLPSTNPANQFSLLCLLLNYVVLISHIKGKSC encoded by the exons ATGGAAAAGGCGGATGGGGAGGAGGTGGTGGCGGATACGGAGGCGGTGGATACGGAGGTGGAAAAGGAGGCTATGGCGGTGGTAGAGGAGGCGGCGGATATGGAGGCTATGGCGGATATGGAGGTGGCGGATACGGAGGTGGCGGATACGGAGGCGGTGGATACGGAGGCGGTGGATACGGAGGTGGAAAAGGTGGCTACATTATTTTCGGAGGAGGAAAAGGAGGATACGGAGGCGGTGGATACGGAGGTGGATACGGAGGCGGATACGGAGGTGGAAAAGGAGGATACGGAGGTGGTGGATACGGAGGTGGATACGGAGGCGGATACGGAGGTGGATACGGAGGCGGATACGGAGGTGGAAAAGGAGGATACGGAGGTGGATACGGAGGCGGATACGGAGGCGGATACGGAGGTGGTGGATACGGCGGAATCGGAGGTGGATACGGAGGTGGTGGATACGGAGGTGGCGGATACGGAGGCGGTGGATACGGAGGCGGTGGATACGGAGGCGGATACGGAGGATATGGTGGCGGATATGGAGGTGGATATGGAGGATACGGAGGCGGTGGATACGGAGGCGGATTCGGAGGAGGATTCGGTGGTGGAAAAT cAATCAAAGCTTACTAAGAAGTGGTCATATTTCCAAACTTTACATTTCCTGCCCAGTACAAATCCAGCCAATCAGTTCTCATTGTTATGTTTGTTATTGAATTATGTTGTATTAATTTCGCATATAAAAGGTAAATCCTGCTAA
- the LOC105329028 gene encoding acanthoscurrin-2 isoform X1 — MRLLILASLVYCSYAYGKGGYGGGYGGGKGGYGGGLSGGKGGYGGGGYGGGGYGGGGYGGGYGGYGGGYGGGYGGGYGGYGGGYGGRRGGYGGGGYGGRGGYGGGYGGGYGGGYGGGYGGGRGGYGGGYGGGRGGYGGGGYGGGYGGYGGGYGGGYGGGYGGYGGGYGGGNGGYGGGGYGGGYGGFGGGFGGGFGGGKSIKAY, encoded by the exons ATGCGTTTGTTAATCCTTGCATCACTCGTCTATTGCTCCTACGCCTATGGAAAAGGCGGATATGGAGGTGGATATGGAGGTGGAAAAGGAGGCTATGGCGGTGGCCTGAGTGGAGGTAAAGGAGGATACGGAGGCGGTGGATACGGAGGTGGCGGATACGGGGGTGGCGGATACGGAGGTGGTTACGGAGGATACGGAGGTGGATACGGAGGTGGTTACGGGGGTGGTTACGGAGGATACGGAGGTGGATACGGAGGAAGAAGAGGAGGATACGGAGGTGGTGGATACGGAGGCAGAGGAGGTTACGGAGGTGGATACGGAGGTGGTTACGGAGGTGGATACGGAGGCGGATACGGAGGCGGAAGGGGAGGATACGGAGGTGGATACGGAGGCGGAAGGGGAGGATACGGAGGTGGCGGATACGGAGGTGGTTACGGAGGATACGGAGGTGGTTACGGAGGTGGATACGGAGGCGGATACGGAGGATACGGAGGTGGATACGGAGGTGGAAATGGAGGATACGGAGGTGGCGGATACGGAGGTGGATACGGAGGATTCGGAGGTGGATTCGGAGGTGGATTTGGAGGTggaaaat CAATCAAAGCTTACTAA
- the LOC105329028 gene encoding ctenidin-1 isoform X2, whose translation MRLLILASLVYCSYAYGKGGYGGGYGGGKGGYGGGLSGGKGGYGGGGYGGGGYGGGGYGGGYGGYGGGYGGGYGGGYGGYGGGYGGRRGGYGGGGYGGRGGYGGGYGGGYGGGRGGYGGGGYGGGYGGYGGGYGGGYGGGYGGYGGGYGGGNGGYGGGGYGGGYGGFGGGFGGGFGGGKSIKAY comes from the exons ATGCGTTTGTTAATCCTTGCATCACTCGTCTATTGCTCCTACGCCTATGGAAAAGGCGGATATGGAGGTGGATATGGAGGTGGAAAAGGAGGCTATGGCGGTGGCCTGAGTGGAGGTAAAGGAGGATACGGAGGCGGTGGATACGGAGGTGGCGGATACGGGGGTGGCGGATACGGAGGTGGTTACGGAGGATACGGAGGTGGATACGGAGGTGGTTACGGGGGTGGTTACGGAGGATACGGAGGTGGATACGGAGGAAGAAGAGGAGGATACGGAGGTGGTGGATACGGAGGCAGAGGAGGTTACGGAGGTGGATACGGAG GTGGATACGGAGGCGGAAGGGGAGGATACGGAGGTGGCGGATACGGAGGTGGTTACGGAGGATACGGAGGTGGTTACGGAGGTGGATACGGAGGCGGATACGGAGGATACGGAGGTGGATACGGAGGTGGAAATGGAGGATACGGAGGTGGCGGATACGGAGGTGGATACGGAGGATTCGGAGGTGGATTCGGAGGTGGATTTGGAGGTggaaaat CAATCAAAGCTTACTAA